The Medicago truncatula cultivar Jemalong A17 chromosome 4, MtrunA17r5.0-ANR, whole genome shotgun sequence genome includes a region encoding these proteins:
- the LOC25491174 gene encoding protein FAM32A-like, which yields MSDYENVVGGKLKLKGKALDVAGGIKKKKKKNKRNQQQFLQATEDEISAGGSTEQAKDPNDQEVNDESELSREEKPAHYDDHLTPAERRYIEQREQLDVHRLAKISNKSHRDRIQDFNQYLANMSEHYDIPKVGPG from the exons ATGTCGGACTATGAGAATGTTGTTGGTGGTAAACTGAAGCTGAAGGGAAAAGCATTGGATGTTGCTGGTGgaatcaagaaaaagaaaaagaagaacaaaagaaatCAACAACAGTTTTTGCAAGCAACCGAAGATGAAATCTCAGCAG GTGGAAGTACAGAACAAGCTAAAGATCCTAATGATCAAGAAGTAAATGATGAGAGTGAATTGAGCAGGGAAGAGAAGCCTGCTCATTATGATGATCATCTTACACCAGCAGAGAGGCGGTACATAGAACAGAGGGAGCAGCTTGATGTTCATAGATTGGCCAAGATTTCTAATAAATCTCACCGTGATAGAATCCAAGATTTCAACCAATATCTCGCAAACATGAGCGAGCATTATGATATTCCTAAAGTTGGTCCTGGATGA